A single genomic interval of Arthrobacter methylotrophus harbors:
- the holA gene encoding DNA polymerase III subunit delta, with translation MAAASVSKAKPSAANTVSWREVTPSAVVLITGPEEYLGIRAMDRIRSHVRSAAPDVEISKLNAGSYESGSLAMTVTPSLFDEAKLIEIEGLESMNDAFLADALAYLAQPENDVVLVLRHGGGTRGKKLLDAVKSSGWPVVDCQPLKKDAEKTAFVVSEFKAGGRRIEAEAVQALVNAVGASLSELAAACNQLIADATTPVDAATVERYYGGRVEATAFKVADAAMAGNGPQALSSLRHALATGVDPVPLVAALAAKLRTLAKVAGAQGSSAQIAKQLGIQPWLVEQAQRDVRRWTPDGLIRSIQVTAEADAQVKGLSRDPVYAVEHAVTVIATSARGR, from the coding sequence TTGGCTGCTGCCTCGGTCTCCAAGGCTAAACCCTCCGCGGCAAACACCGTCAGCTGGCGGGAGGTCACCCCGTCCGCCGTAGTCCTCATCACCGGACCTGAGGAGTACCTCGGAATCCGTGCCATGGACCGCATACGTTCCCACGTGCGGTCAGCGGCGCCGGACGTGGAAATCAGCAAGCTTAATGCCGGCAGCTACGAATCCGGATCCCTCGCCATGACCGTCACGCCGTCGTTGTTCGATGAAGCCAAGCTCATCGAGATCGAGGGCCTCGAGTCCATGAACGATGCCTTCCTTGCCGATGCCCTGGCCTACCTCGCACAGCCGGAGAACGACGTCGTGCTGGTCCTTCGGCACGGAGGCGGGACGCGGGGTAAGAAGCTTCTGGATGCCGTGAAGTCCTCCGGGTGGCCCGTTGTGGACTGCCAACCTTTGAAAAAGGACGCCGAAAAAACAGCATTCGTCGTTTCGGAATTCAAGGCAGGCGGGCGCCGCATCGAAGCGGAAGCTGTCCAAGCCCTCGTCAACGCCGTCGGGGCCAGCCTCTCGGAGCTTGCCGCGGCGTGCAACCAGCTCATCGCGGATGCCACCACCCCAGTGGATGCAGCCACGGTAGAGCGATACTACGGCGGCCGCGTGGAAGCCACGGCATTCAAAGTTGCCGATGCCGCCATGGCCGGCAATGGACCGCAGGCCCTGTCCAGCCTCCGGCATGCACTGGCCACCGGAGTCGACCCCGTGCCCCTCGTTGCCGCGCTTGCCGCAAAGCTCCGCACCCTCGCCAAGGTTGCAGGCGCACAAGGATCGTCAGCACAGATCGCCAAGCAACTCGGCATACAGCCATGGCTCGTGGAACAGGCCCAGCGGGATGTCCGGCGCTGGACTCCGGACGGCCTGATCCGCTCGATCCAAGTCACCGCGGAAGCGGACGCCCAAGTCAAAGGCCTCTCCCGCGATCCCGTGTACGCGGTCGAACACGCCGTCACGGTCATTGCTACCTCAGCCCGGGGCCGCTAG
- the rpsT gene encoding 30S ribosomal protein S20, whose product MANIKSQKKRILTNEKARLRNNAVKSELKTAIRAVATAVESTDKDAAAKALVAASRKLDKAVSKGVIHKNNAANRKSAISKKVNAL is encoded by the coding sequence GTGGCTAATATCAAGTCCCAGAAGAAGCGCATCCTCACCAACGAGAAGGCTCGCCTGCGTAACAACGCTGTCAAGTCTGAGCTGAAGACGGCCATCCGCGCCGTTGCCACCGCCGTTGAGTCCACGGACAAGGATGCCGCTGCAAAGGCTCTTGTTGCTGCCAGCCGCAAGCTGGACAAGGCTGTCAGCAAGGGCGTTATTCACAAGAACAACGCCGCAAACCGCAAGTCGGCGATCTCCAAAAAGGTCAACGCACTCTAA